The following proteins are encoded in a genomic region of Streptococcus sp. 29892:
- a CDS encoding bifunctional riboflavin kinase/FAD synthetase, whose protein sequence is MKIRTIKNYQELHQEEPTVLVLGYFDGIHLGHKALLDRARKVADEKGLSVTVLTFPESPRLAFARFAPELLLHLTSQEERYRLLETYGVDQLVLTNFTSEFATNTPQQFLDRYIRGLNAQVLVAGFDYHFGNCRADVQDLTSLFDGQVEIVEEVCLDGEKVSSTRIRQAIQAGNVALANRLLGYTFMTEGIVVHGDARGRTIGYPTANLAPFDRVHLPSEGVYVADVEVDGRRYRAMTSVGKNVTFDGTEMRIEAHIFGFDRFIYGEKITIFWLEKIRDMVKFDGIDSLMEQMKLDEVFALQWGKND, encoded by the coding sequence ATGAAGATTAGAACGATTAAAAATTATCAAGAACTCCATCAGGAAGAGCCGACTGTTTTGGTTCTAGGTTATTTTGATGGCATTCATCTGGGGCACAAGGCACTCCTGGACCGAGCTAGGAAGGTGGCGGATGAAAAGGGTTTGTCGGTGACCGTACTGACCTTTCCAGAGTCCCCTCGCCTTGCCTTTGCTCGTTTCGCTCCAGAGCTCTTGCTTCATTTGACCAGTCAAGAGGAACGCTATCGCCTCCTAGAAACATACGGTGTGGATCAGCTGGTTTTGACAAACTTTACCAGTGAATTTGCCACCAATACTCCACAGCAGTTTTTGGACCGCTACATAAGAGGTCTTAATGCCCAGGTCTTGGTGGCTGGTTTTGATTATCATTTCGGCAATTGCAGAGCAGATGTCCAGGATTTGACCAGTCTATTTGATGGGCAGGTTGAAATCGTAGAAGAAGTCTGTCTAGATGGAGAAAAGGTATCGTCTACCCGTATCAGACAAGCCATTCAAGCAGGAAATGTTGCATTAGCCAATCGTCTGTTAGGCTATACTTTTATGACGGAAGGAATTGTGGTGCATGGAGATGCCAGAGGCCGCACAATTGGCTATCCTACAGCAAATCTGGCTCCATTTGACCGAGTACATTTGCCATCAGAAGGGGTCTATGTAGCCGATGTTGAAGTGGATGGCAGACGCTATCGTGCCATGACAAGCGTTGGGAAAAATGTCACTTTTGACGGAACAGAAATGCGGATTGAGGCCCATATTTTTGGATTTGACCGCTTTATTTACGGTGAAAAAATCACTATTTTCTGGCTCGAAAAAATTCGCGACATGGTCAAATTTGATGGGATTGATAGCCTAATGGAACAGATGAAGTTGGATGAAGTATTCGCTCTGCAATGGGGGAAAAATGATTAA
- the truB gene encoding tRNA pseudouridine(55) synthase TruB, with protein sequence MSGIINVKKEAGMTSHDVVFKLRKILQEKKIGHGGTLDPDVTGVLPIAVGKATRMIEYMQEEGKIYEGEITLGYSTTTEDASGDIVERTPVLDIAEQAVDEAMASFVGTITQIPPMYSAVKVNGRKLYEYARAGEEVERPQRQIDIYSFERTSPIELADDCARFTFRVRCGKGTYVRTLSVDLGAKLGYASHMSKLERTGSAGMSLADALTIEEIADKVAQADYSFLRPIEQGIGDLPIVDLTIEQVIDARFGRFISLDSQANLLAGFHKEKLVAILEKRDQVYKPRKVFLEEVLA encoded by the coding sequence ATTTCAGGAATTATTAATGTAAAAAAAGAGGCGGGGATGACCTCGCATGATGTTGTTTTTAAGCTCCGCAAGATTTTGCAGGAGAAAAAGATTGGTCACGGTGGAACCTTGGACCCAGATGTGACAGGCGTTCTGCCCATCGCAGTCGGCAAGGCCACGCGCATGATTGAGTATATGCAGGAAGAGGGCAAGATTTACGAGGGGGAGATTACCCTCGGCTACTCAACCACGACAGAAGATGCTTCGGGCGATATCGTCGAGCGGACACCGGTTTTGGACATAGCAGAGCAGGCAGTTGATGAGGCCATGGCTAGCTTTGTAGGGACCATTACCCAAATTCCACCCATGTACTCTGCCGTCAAAGTAAATGGCCGCAAACTCTACGAATACGCACGAGCGGGTGAAGAAGTCGAACGTCCTCAACGCCAAATTGACATATACAGTTTTGAGAGAACCAGCCCGATTGAGTTAGCAGATGACTGTGCCCGTTTTACCTTTCGAGTTCGCTGTGGCAAGGGAACCTATGTCCGTACCCTATCTGTTGACTTGGGAGCTAAACTAGGCTATGCCAGCCATATGTCTAAGCTGGAGCGGACAGGTTCAGCTGGTATGAGCCTGGCTGACGCCCTGACAATCGAGGAAATTGCTGACAAGGTAGCTCAAGCTGACTATTCCTTCCTTCGTCCCATTGAACAAGGAATTGGTGATTTGCCTATTGTTGATTTGACGATTGAGCAAGTTATTGATGCCAGATTTGGTCGTTTTATAAGCTTAGATAGTCAGGCGAATTTGTTGGCAGGTTTTCATAAGGAGAAACTGGTGGCTATCCTAGAAAAACGTGACCAAGTCTATAAGCCTCGCAAGGTTTTTCTTGAAGAAGTTTTAGCCTAG
- a CDS encoding DUF438 domain-containing protein — protein MMEQRIDILKNILLDLHNGASPESVQDQFNQHFTGVSALEISMMEHELMSSDTGITFEDVMSLCNIHANLFKGAIADVEVADIDQEGHPVYVFKQENLALRAALLRIRRILDQYEQTEDAELQDQLLQGLTRQFDLLGQFENHYTRKEKVFFPIMERYGHDAPPKVMWGVDDEIRDLFKTARKTLATGDLAAIKAHFETFAKEFEEMMFKEEAILLMILLEIFTQDDWLQVAADSDAYGYAIVKPTAKWVPHREVFGEIAEQAADSISPQPASPNQQIIDTPEGQFTITFTPKEKSETVQDRTSPQTFGNGYLSVEQANLILNHLPLELTFVNKDDIFQYYNDSHPVEDMIFKRTPSQIGRHVELCHPPKIVDKVKKIFELLRTGQKDQVTMWFKSERMGKFVYVVYKAVRDDQGEFQGVLEYVQDIQPFFEIDSDFHRDI, from the coding sequence ATGATGGAACAACGGATTGACATTTTAAAGAATATTCTCTTGGACCTGCACAATGGTGCCAGTCCAGAGTCTGTTCAGGACCAGTTTAATCAGCATTTCACGGGAGTTTCTGCTTTGGAAATCTCCATGATGGAGCATGAACTCATGTCCAGTGATACGGGCATCACTTTTGAAGACGTCATGAGCCTTTGCAATATCCACGCCAACCTCTTCAAGGGAGCCATTGCAGATGTGGAAGTGGCGGATATAGACCAGGAAGGGCACCCTGTCTATGTCTTCAAGCAGGAAAACCTAGCACTGCGGGCGGCTCTTTTACGCATCCGTCGTATCCTCGACCAGTATGAGCAGACAGAGGATGCGGAACTGCAAGACCAGCTCCTGCAAGGTCTGACTCGCCAGTTTGACCTCTTGGGGCAGTTTGAAAACCACTATACCCGCAAGGAAAAAGTCTTCTTTCCCATTATGGAGCGCTACGGTCATGATGCACCGCCCAAGGTCATGTGGGGTGTGGACGATGAGATTCGGGACCTCTTCAAAACGGCTCGCAAAACCCTTGCAACAGGCGACCTAGCAGCAATAAAAGCCCATTTTGAAACATTTGCCAAGGAATTTGAAGAGATGATGTTCAAGGAAGAGGCCATACTTCTCATGATTTTGCTGGAGATTTTCACCCAGGACGACTGGCTCCAAGTGGCAGCAGACAGCGACGCTTACGGCTACGCCATTGTTAAGCCGACAGCCAAGTGGGTGCCTCATCGGGAGGTTTTTGGAGAAATAGCAGAGCAGGCCGCAGATAGCATTTCTCCGCAGCCAGCTAGCCCAAACCAGCAGATTATCGACACGCCAGAAGGCCAGTTTACCATTACCTTCACACCCAAGGAAAAGTCAGAAACTGTTCAGGACAGAACCAGTCCGCAGACCTTCGGCAACGGTTATTTATCTGTTGAGCAGGCCAATCTTATTCTCAATCATTTACCGCTGGAATTAACCTTTGTCAACAAGGATGACATTTTCCAATATTACAATGACAGCCACCCTGTCGAAGACATGATTTTCAAACGAACGCCCAGTCAGATTGGACGCCATGTGGAGCTCTGCCATCCTCCCAAAATAGTAGACAAGGTCAAGAAGATTTTTGAATTGCTCCGCACAGGGCAAAAAGACCAGGTTACCATGTGGTTCAAGTCCGAGAGAATGGGCAAGTTTGTCTATGTGGTCTATAAGGCGGTGCGTGATGACCAAGGAGAATTTCAAGGCGTTTTGGAATATGTCCAGGATATTCAACCATTTTTTGAGATTGATAGCGATTTTCATCGGGATATCTAA
- a CDS encoding DUF1858 domain-containing protein, with amino-acid sequence MNTIDLNLPVAEIINQHPEVKEILVELGFKPLANPAMLNTVGKVTSLKTGSKMTKIPLDRIQQVLECNGYEVIGGEA; translated from the coding sequence ATGAACACCATCGACCTAAATCTGCCTGTGGCAGAGATTATCAATCAGCACCCAGAAGTCAAGGAGATACTGGTGGAGCTTGGTTTCAAGCCCTTGGCAAATCCAGCTATGCTCAACACAGTTGGTAAGGTGACCAGTCTTAAGACAGGCTCCAAGATGACCAAGATTCCGTTAGACCGTATTCAACAGGTCTTGGAATGCAACGGTTATGAGGTAATAGGAGGAGAAGCATGA
- a CDS encoding alpha/beta fold hydrolase produces the protein MKLIILHGLGQTVASYDDLKNSLTDVEVDVLELPKAKNFEHLCSQLRNRLQQESSPFVLFGLSLGGVLALSLANHLPKCRGLVVSGAQYRLEGNWLFGFQIAIMSLLPKSFYNKQGLDKAQLLELQKSMRQLDLRKEISQLSRPTLLICGSTDKPNLKPAHELNKLIPQAELVIIEDGGHELNVHKPAELAQAIKQFLERYFS, from the coding sequence ATGAAACTCATTATTTTACATGGTCTAGGTCAGACTGTGGCCAGTTACGATGACTTGAAAAACTCTTTGACCGATGTTGAGGTCGATGTATTGGAATTGCCAAAGGCAAAGAATTTTGAACACCTTTGCAGTCAATTACGGAACAGGTTGCAACAGGAAAGCAGTCCTTTTGTACTTTTTGGATTGTCGCTAGGTGGTGTTCTAGCTTTGTCACTAGCCAATCACTTGCCTAAGTGCCGAGGGCTGGTTGTTTCAGGGGCCCAGTATCGCTTAGAGGGGAATTGGTTGTTTGGTTTTCAAATCGCGATTATGTCCTTGCTTCCCAAGTCTTTTTACAATAAACAAGGACTAGATAAGGCTCAGTTGTTAGAATTGCAGAAAAGCATGCGTCAGCTTGATTTAAGGAAAGAAATTAGTCAACTCAGTCGGCCCACCTTGCTAATCTGTGGCTCAACGGACAAACCCAATCTGAAACCTGCACATGAACTGAACAAATTAATACCACAGGCTGAGCTTGTTATCATCGAAGATGGAGGGCATGAATTAAATGTTCATAAACCAGCGGAATTGGCTCAAGCCATCAAGCAATTTCTAGAGAGGTACTTTTCATGA
- a CDS encoding aminoglycoside adenylyltransferase domain-containing protein has protein sequence MRKNDIQELLNEICIIFQNELGENLLGIYLHGSLATGSFIWENSDVDFLVVVEHSLTQIEKIRIIQSLYTLLPQAPPKGLEMSIVLKSCLKPCDYPVPYELHFSNMHIQAIHDNIEKYCDNMQGRDEDLTAHIMVIWHRGINLCGPDIQQLFEEPRREDYLDSIWFDIQDYENKVLERPVDAVLNLCRTLAYLDENIILSKRESGEWVLTVCHPMYQTLLEDTLAVYKGERLEAVIDRQLAKRFVEEQMRQIREKIR, from the coding sequence ATGAGAAAGAATGATATTCAAGAATTACTGAATGAAATTTGTATCATATTCCAAAATGAATTAGGAGAGAATTTACTTGGTATCTATCTGCATGGTTCTCTTGCAACAGGTAGCTTTATCTGGGAGAATAGTGATGTAGATTTTTTAGTAGTTGTTGAACATTCCTTAACACAGATAGAAAAAATAAGAATAATTCAATCTCTTTATACTTTGTTGCCCCAAGCTCCTCCTAAAGGGTTGGAGATGAGTATTGTATTGAAAAGTTGTCTTAAACCATGTGATTATCCTGTCCCATATGAACTGCATTTTTCAAATATGCATATTCAGGCTATCCATGATAATATAGAAAAATATTGTGATAATATGCAGGGAAGGGACGAAGATTTAACTGCACATATTATGGTTATCTGGCATAGAGGAATTAATTTATGTGGTCCAGATATACAACAACTGTTTGAAGAACCAAGGCGAGAAGATTACTTAGACAGTATTTGGTTTGACATTCAAGATTACGAGAATAAAGTCTTGGAACGACCTGTTGACGCGGTACTAAATCTTTGTCGAACGCTAGCCTACCTTGATGAGAATATTATTCTATCAAAAAGAGAAAGTGGGGAGTGGGTGCTCACAGTTTGTCATCCTATGTACCAAACTCTGCTAGAAGATACTTTAGCAGTTTACAAGGGAGAACGATTAGAGGCAGTAATTGATAGGCAGTTAGCAAAACGATTTGTGGAAGAGCAGATGAGGCAAATACGGGAGAAAATCAGATGA
- a CDS encoding DUF2130 domain-containing protein: MHNITCPHCATVFTVNETEYSQLLAQVRGAEFDKEIHDRLERERELLSQKAENDLQAKLGDKDKEILDLTARLDKLASQTEFEISSAMSQKDKEILELTARLDKLASQTEFEISSAISKKDQEIQELKAQLGQVELAKDLELQQAVAQVEKERDAAQNALAMQEQKQELALATTRQEYEVRLKAADEQVEFYKNFKAQQSTKAIGESLELYAEAEFNKVRQLAFPNAYFEKDNQVSARGSKGDYIYRELDENGVEIISIMFEMKNEADDTVKKHKNEDFFKELDKDRREKDCEYAVLVTMLEADNDYYNTGIVDVSHKYEKMYVVRPQFFIQLIGLLRNAALNSLKYKQELALVREQHIDITHFEEDLATFKTAFAKNYQSASSNFKKAIDEIDKAIKRMEAVKAALTTSENQLRLANNKLEDVSVKKLTRNNPTMKAKFEALKDEKE; the protein is encoded by the coding sequence ATGCACAATATTACTTGCCCTCATTGCGCTACCGTTTTTACGGTCAATGAAACAGAATACAGTCAACTTTTGGCCCAGGTACGTGGTGCGGAGTTTGATAAGGAAATCCACGACCGCTTGGAGCGGGAACGGGAATTATTGTCCCAGAAGGCTGAAAATGATTTACAGGCCAAACTGGGTGACAAGGACAAGGAAATTCTTGATCTGACTGCACGCTTGGACAAACTAGCTAGTCAGACAGAATTTGAAATCAGCTCTGCTATGTCCCAAAAGGACAAGGAAATCCTTGAACTGACTGCAAGGTTGGACAAGTTGGCTAGTCAGACAGAATTTGAAATCAGCTCTGCTATTTCCAAAAAAGACCAAGAAATCCAAGAACTCAAGGCTCAATTGGGGCAAGTCGAGCTAGCCAAGGACTTGGAGTTGCAGCAGGCGGTGGCTCAGGTGGAGAAGGAGCGTGACGCGGCTCAGAATGCTTTGGCTATGCAGGAGCAGAAGCAGGAATTGGCTCTGGCGACCACCCGTCAGGAGTACGAGGTGCGGCTCAAGGCGGCGGACGAGCAGGTGGAATTTTACAAAAATTTCAAGGCCCAGCAATCGACCAAGGCGATCGGCGAGAGTTTGGAGCTCTATGCTGAGGCGGAGTTTAATAAGGTACGGCAGTTGGCCTTTCCCAATGCCTACTTTGAGAAGGATAATCAGGTGTCGGCGCGTGGTTCCAAGGGCGATTACATTTATCGGGAGCTGGACGAGAATGGGGTGGAAATCATCTCCATTATGTTTGAGATGAAGAACGAGGCGGACGATACGGTCAAGAAGCACAAGAACGAGGACTTTTTCAAGGAACTGGATAAGGACCGTCGGGAGAAGGACTGCGAGTATGCTGTTTTGGTGACCATGTTGGAGGCGGACAACGACTACTACAACACGGGTATCGTGGATGTCAGCCACAAGTACGAGAAGATGTATGTGGTTCGTCCCCAGTTCTTTATTCAGTTGATAGGGCTTTTGCGAAATGCTGCGCTCAACAGTTTGAAGTACAAGCAGGAGTTGGCATTGGTCAGAGAACAGCATATCGACATTACCCATTTTGAAGAAGATTTGGCGACCTTCAAAACAGCCTTTGCTAAGAACTACCAGTCAGCCAGCTCCAATTTCAAAAAGGCTATTGATGAAATCGACAAGGCCATCAAGCGAATGGAGGCGGTCAAGGCAGCCTTGACTACCAGCGAAAACCAGCTCCGACTGGCTAATAACAAGCTGGAAGACGTTTCTGTCAAAAAACTCACTCGCAATAACCCAACGATGAAGGCCAAGTTTGAGGCGTTGAAAGATGAGAAAGAATGA
- a CDS encoding ATPase yields the protein MKISVKKEAGHYLLSICYSVPANLAEAWDLLATDSGFARWFPQLRVEGDKLIFEMEDFRETMDLLAYQPQEKIAYTWDSAKVSFSLSQQEQGTLIVFEEEIPVDFGNDYADAKKDMTGWLVQNECIKNLLEGHDLPAGQPLQEKWLAFLEKELKL from the coding sequence ATGAAGATTAGTGTGAAGAAAGAGGCGGGGCACTACCTGCTCAGCATTTGCTATTCTGTTCCAGCTAATTTGGCGGAGGCATGGGATTTGTTGGCGACGGATAGTGGCTTTGCTCGCTGGTTTCCTCAGTTGAGGGTTGAGGGTGACAAGTTGATATTTGAAATGGAAGACTTTCGTGAAACCATGGATTTATTAGCCTATCAACCACAGGAAAAAATTGCTTACACATGGGACTCTGCCAAAGTTTCTTTCAGCTTGAGCCAGCAGGAGCAAGGAACGTTGATTGTCTTTGAGGAAGAAATCCCAGTTGATTTTGGCAATGACTATGCGGATGCCAAAAAAGATATGACAGGTTGGTTGGTGCAGAATGAATGTATCAAAAACCTCTTAGAAGGTCATGATCTGCCTGCAGGTCAACCATTACAGGAAAAATGGTTGGCTTTCTTAGAAAAGGAATTGAAGTTGTAG
- a CDS encoding Cof-type HAD-IIB family hydrolase: protein MIKLLALDMDGTLLNEEKELMQPQIDAIHKAVEAGVTVVLCTGRPLVGVKPFVQQLGFDTEDEYIIVNNGCSTHSTKDWALIDWEELSIADIDYLATFIENDHVQISLFDEEDYFVLAEKANDRVNLDASLVGMTPQPIDLDEATSGKHRFFEAMFVGEKEHIDIFENQHNSVLSQKYSTVRSQDYLLEILPNGASKATGLKKLADHLGILPEEIMAMGDANNDLEMIEFAGLGIAMGNANEQVKAIAQDITDTNENNGVAKAIEKHILNK, encoded by the coding sequence ATGATTAAATTACTCGCCCTTGATATGGACGGAACGCTCTTAAATGAGGAAAAAGAACTGATGCAACCACAGATTGATGCTATTCATAAGGCTGTAGAGGCTGGTGTAACTGTCGTTCTCTGTACAGGTCGGCCCTTGGTTGGCGTCAAACCCTTTGTTCAACAATTAGGATTTGATACTGAAGACGAATACATCATTGTTAACAATGGTTGTTCAACGCATTCAACAAAGGATTGGGCACTGATTGACTGGGAAGAACTGTCTATTGCTGATATTGACTATCTTGCTACTTTTATTGAGAATGACCATGTACAGATTTCCCTCTTCGATGAGGAAGACTATTTCGTTCTTGCGGAAAAAGCCAATGACCGAGTGAACTTGGATGCTAGTTTAGTCGGTATGACACCGCAGCCAATTGACTTGGACGAGGCAACGTCTGGTAAACACCGCTTCTTTGAAGCCATGTTTGTCGGTGAAAAAGAGCATATCGATATCTTTGAAAACCAACATAACTCTGTACTCAGTCAGAAATACTCCACCGTTCGTTCACAAGACTATCTCTTGGAAATTTTACCAAACGGTGCCAGCAAGGCAACTGGTTTGAAAAAACTGGCAGACCACCTCGGTATCCTCCCAGAAGAAATCATGGCTATGGGAGATGCCAACAACGACCTTGAAATGATTGAATTTGCTGGTTTGGGAATTGCCATGGGCAACGCCAACGAGCAGGTCAAGGCTATCGCCCAAGACATCACGGATACCAATGAGAACAACGGCGTTGCCAAGGCCATTGAAAAACATATTTTGAACAAATAA
- the pepT gene encoding peptidase T yields the protein MKYPTLLDRFLVYVKENTRSDEHSTTTPSTQNQVEFAQNILLPEMERIGLQNVHYLPNGFAVGTLPANDPSLTRKIGFIAHMDTADFNAEGVNPQIIENYDGNPIALGTSGYELHPKDFPQLANYHGQTLITTDGTTLLGSDDKSGIAEIMTAIEYLVQNPDIKHCEIRVGFGPDEEIGVGADKFDVEDFDVDFAYTMDGGPLGELQYETFSAAGAKIDFLGRNVHPGSAKDQMINAFQMAIDFHNALPEADRPEKTEGYEGFFHLMNMEGSVDTASTTYIIRDFEEADFQARKQLMLDIAEKMNANFDTPRVIVNLHDQYYNMKKIIEKDMTPINIAKDVMENLDIKPLIEPVRGGTDGSKISFMGIPTPNIFAGGENMHGRFEFVSLQTMEKAVDVILGIVAYK from the coding sequence ATGAAATACCCAACACTCTTAGACCGTTTTTTAGTCTATGTAAAAGAAAATACCCGCTCAGATGAACACTCAACCACCACACCTTCTACTCAGAACCAAGTTGAGTTCGCACAGAACATCCTCTTGCCTGAAATGGAACGGATTGGCTTGCAGAATGTTCACTACCTGCCAAATGGTTTTGCGGTGGGAACACTCCCTGCCAACGACCCGAGTTTGACACGCAAGATTGGTTTTATCGCCCATATGGATACGGCTGATTTCAACGCAGAAGGTGTCAATCCGCAAATCATCGAAAACTACGACGGCAATCCAATTGCTTTGGGAACTTCTGGCTATGAATTGCATCCAAAAGACTTCCCACAACTGGCTAACTACCACGGTCAAACCCTGATTACGACAGATGGTACGACCTTGCTAGGTTCTGATGACAAGTCCGGAATTGCAGAAATCATGACGGCTATCGAGTACCTAGTCCAAAATCCCGACATCAAACATTGCGAAATCCGTGTCGGTTTTGGTCCTGACGAAGAAATCGGTGTCGGTGCAGACAAGTTTGATGTGGAAGACTTTGATGTGGACTTTGCCTACACCATGGACGGTGGACCTCTTGGCGAACTCCAGTACGAAACCTTCTCAGCAGCTGGTGCCAAAATTGACTTCCTTGGACGCAATGTCCACCCTGGTTCTGCTAAAGACCAGATGATTAACGCCTTCCAGATGGCTATTGATTTCCACAATGCTCTTCCTGAAGCAGACCGTCCTGAAAAAACTGAAGGTTACGAAGGTTTCTTCCATTTGATGAACATGGAAGGGAGTGTCGATACTGCTTCTACCACCTACATCATCCGTGACTTCGAGGAAGCAGACTTCCAAGCCCGCAAACAGCTCATGCTGGACATTGCAGAAAAGATGAATGCCAACTTTGATACGCCACGTGTCATTGTCAACTTACATGACCAGTACTACAACATGAAGAAAATCATCGAAAAAGACATGACCCCAATCAACATTGCCAAGGACGTCATGGAAAATCTGGATATCAAGCCACTGATTGAGCCAGTTCGCGGAGGAACTGACGGCTCTAAGATTTCCTTCATGGGCATTCCAACGCCAAACATCTTCGCTGGTGGTGAAAACATGCACGGCCGCTTCGAGTTCGTCAGCCTGCAAACCATGGAAAAAGCTGTTGATGTGATTTTAGGTATTGTAGCTTACAAATAA
- a CDS encoding DUF5684 domain-containing protein encodes MTFGEDKGWFIFFLLIPLAGPLYGIYLTYCYGKAFGLSDIQAIFYVLFTPLFNLYIAFNDGSRYQGPQTFFID; translated from the coding sequence ATCACATTCGGGGAAGATAAAGGCTGGTTTATCTTCTTCTTGCTCATTCCACTTGCTGGACCGCTCTATGGCATCTATCTAACCTATTGCTACGGTAAAGCATTCGGTTTGTCAGATATTCAAGCCATCTTCTACGTATTGTTTACACCACTGTTCAACCTCTACATTGCCTTCAATGACGGAAGCCGTTACCAAGGTCCACAAACTTTCTTTATTGACTAA
- a CDS encoding PadR family transcriptional regulator, protein MYYPVSSILIEFLVLAIVEKQDSYGYEISQTIKIVADIKESTLYPILKKLEKAGYVTTYTQEFQGRKRKYYTITPAGREHIPFLQAEWNTYKDHIDGIIEGSLRK, encoded by the coding sequence ATGTACTACCCCGTATCCTCTATCTTGATTGAATTTCTAGTCTTAGCCATCGTGGAAAAACAGGATTCCTATGGCTATGAAATCAGTCAGACCATCAAGATAGTTGCTGACATAAAGGAATCCACTCTCTACCCTATCTTGAAAAAATTGGAAAAGGCTGGCTACGTTACCACCTATACCCAAGAATTTCAAGGGAGAAAGCGGAAATACTATACCATCACACCTGCTGGACGTGAGCACATCCCCTTCCTGCAGGCTGAATGGAATACCTACAAAGACCATATTGACGGAATTATAGAAGGGAGCCTACGAAAATGA
- a CDS encoding DUF4097 family beta strand repeat-containing protein: MTRADYLNQLEQALSQLHPSARQEALDYFNEYFDEKADDAAAINELGTAEEAAKEIIANLPEDALIAKEDQGTSQSTKAFDFDFDFDFQFDWDGFFNNFKHSAFQARKRIELKAKIEELPNFTSLQIVLEDQALSVQSYEGDKVVLHNPFSEEMSYQAFDHQLVQDSLYLSSKPLPDHLYFSNQQTSSAILKIPKKLLPLTSLNLKTTDSSLTMAAVQASEQLVINAEDSSISMTKVSCPSSALWLEDATLTISDGRLDELKLEASDAVITLSSMSFSDARIRLEDCVWKLKDFVLEKSLNCQAEDSVLTFKPNTDISLDIWEEDSSLKLPKDMAFTMMKERDITHLSYKQENSSAQLAIHCQDCQLTVG; encoded by the coding sequence ATGACACGCGCAGATTATCTGAACCAACTGGAACAAGCACTATCTCAACTCCATCCAAGTGCCAGACAGGAAGCTCTGGACTACTTCAATGAATATTTCGACGAAAAAGCGGATGACGCGGCAGCTATTAACGAACTTGGAACAGCTGAAGAAGCTGCAAAGGAAATCATAGCCAACCTGCCCGAAGATGCCCTCATTGCTAAGGAAGACCAAGGCACTTCACAATCAACTAAAGCATTTGATTTCGATTTTGACTTTGACTTTCAATTTGACTGGGATGGTTTTTTCAACAATTTCAAACATTCAGCCTTTCAAGCTAGGAAAAGGATTGAATTGAAGGCGAAGATTGAAGAATTACCTAATTTTACAAGTTTACAGATTGTTCTCGAAGACCAAGCACTTAGTGTGCAAAGCTATGAAGGTGACAAGGTAGTATTACACAATCCATTTTCTGAAGAAATGTCCTATCAGGCTTTTGACCATCAACTAGTCCAAGATAGTTTGTACCTATCTAGCAAGCCACTCCCAGACCACCTCTACTTTTCCAACCAGCAAACTAGCTCTGCTATTCTCAAAATCCCTAAAAAACTCCTGCCCCTTACTAGTCTCAATCTGAAAACGACAGATAGTAGTCTGACGATGGCGGCTGTGCAGGCGAGCGAACAGCTAGTCATCAATGCAGAAGATAGCAGCATCAGCATGACGAAAGTGAGCTGTCCAAGCTCTGCCCTATGGTTAGAGGACGCTACACTAACTATCTCAGATGGACGACTGGACGAGTTGAAATTGGAAGCCAGCGATGCTGTTATCACTCTCTCAAGCATGAGCTTTTCAGATGCAAGGATAAGATTAGAAGATTGTGTCTGGAAGTTGAAGGATTTTGTCCTAGAAAAGAGCCTAAACTGTCAGGCTGAAGATTCTGTCCTAACCTTTAAACCGAATACAGACATCAGTTTGGACATCTGGGAGGAAGATTCTAGCCTTAAACTTCCAAAGGATATGGCGTTTACAATGATGAAAGAGAGGGACATCACTCATCTCAGCTACAAGCAAGAAAATAGCTCTGCTCAGCTAGCTATTCATTGTCAAGACTGCCAGCTTACTGTAGGATAA